Proteins from a genomic interval of Sphingomonas sp. Y38-1Y:
- a CDS encoding ferredoxin--NADP reductase has translation MNAPVRLPIVQPPHAAFESVKVLWVRHWNEHLFSLAVERPQSFRFRSGEFVMLGMEVEGKPLMRAYSIASPAWAEEVEFLSIKVEDGPLTSRLQGVVEGDELYLGRKPTGTLVTDALRPGKRLFLLSTGTGLAPFLSLVRDPDTYERFEQVIVVHSVRRVSDLAFREELSASFAEDPLVGEQSAEQLHYLATCTREPYENEGRIQALIESGKMFADPIQGPAQFDPAEDRIMLCGSTAMINDFAKHFESLGFEEGSNARPADFVIERAFVG, from the coding sequence TTGAACGCGCCCGTCCGCCTGCCGATCGTCCAGCCGCCCCACGCCGCCTTCGAATCCGTGAAGGTCCTTTGGGTGCGCCACTGGAACGAGCATCTGTTCAGCCTGGCGGTCGAGCGTCCGCAATCCTTCCGATTCCGGTCGGGCGAGTTCGTGATGCTCGGCATGGAGGTCGAGGGCAAGCCGCTGATGCGCGCCTATTCGATCGCCAGCCCCGCCTGGGCCGAAGAGGTCGAGTTCCTGTCGATCAAGGTCGAGGACGGCCCGCTCACCTCGCGTCTTCAGGGTGTGGTCGAGGGCGACGAGCTCTATTTGGGGCGCAAGCCGACCGGCACGCTCGTCACCGATGCGCTGCGGCCCGGCAAGCGGCTGTTCCTGCTTTCGACCGGCACTGGCCTTGCCCCGTTCCTCAGCCTGGTGCGCGATCCCGACACCTATGAGCGGTTCGAGCAGGTGATCGTCGTCCATTCGGTGCGCCGCGTCAGCGATCTCGCCTTCCGCGAGGAGCTGTCGGCAAGCTTCGCGGAGGATCCGCTGGTGGGCGAGCAGTCGGCCGAGCAACTCCATTACCTCGCGACCTGCACGCGGGAGCCCTACGAGAACGAGGGCCGCATCCAGGCGCTGATCGAAAGCGGCAAGATGTTCGCCGATCCGATCCAGGGCCCGGCCCAATTCGACCCGGCCGAGGACCGCATCATGCTGTGCGGATCGACGGCGATGATCAACGACTTCGCCAAGCATTTCGAGTCGCTCGGCTTCGAGGAAGGATCGAACGCGCGGCCCGCCGACTTCGTGATCGAGCGCGCGTTCGTCGGCTGA
- a CDS encoding MFS transporter: protein MTVPATAGATTLTESRAGMLLAALFLVSVFAQVDRILPFILAEAIKAELSLSDTQIGLLTGIAFALCYVLLSLPMARMSDRGSPRGVLLACMLVWSGMTALGGAATGFATLAATRLGVALGEAGAVPSSHAIIARRIAPARRGFAIGIFSMGIPIGTMLGFGLGGWIGERFGWRTALIAAGLFGTLVAIVAAVATGPTPPVERPKGSASFKQESAGLLANPAFRALLVLAVCIGFAAAPFYAFAAPFLMRAHGFGTAQAGLVFGLLQGALGAIGTVVGGRSFDRAVRNGTPALLRVPMLAFAVAGVATVAALFVEVSWLSVALMTPAMFAFAFTLPYAFGAAHLVAGPGREAIASSLAMIASSLIGPALGPLLVGAISDAAVGWGAANGLAHGLLMVPVACAATVIAYRIADRRIARRS from the coding sequence GTGACGGTGCCGGCCACCGCAGGCGCGACGACGCTGACGGAGTCGCGCGCAGGCATGCTGCTCGCCGCGCTGTTCCTCGTCAGCGTGTTCGCACAGGTCGATCGCATCCTGCCGTTCATCCTGGCCGAGGCGATCAAGGCGGAACTGTCGCTCAGTGACACGCAGATCGGGCTGCTGACGGGCATCGCCTTTGCGCTCTGCTATGTGCTCCTGTCGCTGCCGATGGCACGAATGTCCGATCGCGGGTCGCCGCGCGGGGTACTGCTCGCGTGCATGCTGGTGTGGAGCGGGATGACGGCGCTGGGCGGCGCGGCTACCGGCTTCGCCACCCTCGCCGCCACCCGGCTAGGCGTGGCGCTGGGCGAAGCGGGCGCGGTGCCGTCCAGCCATGCGATCATAGCCCGCCGCATCGCCCCCGCACGGCGCGGCTTTGCGATCGGCATCTTCTCGATGGGCATTCCGATCGGCACGATGCTGGGCTTCGGCCTGGGCGGCTGGATCGGCGAGCGGTTCGGATGGCGAACGGCGCTGATCGCGGCGGGTCTGTTCGGCACGCTGGTGGCGATCGTCGCAGCGGTCGCGACCGGCCCCACCCCGCCAGTCGAAAGGCCCAAGGGGTCGGCATCGTTCAAGCAGGAGAGCGCCGGCCTGCTCGCCAACCCGGCGTTCCGGGCGCTGCTGGTGCTGGCGGTCTGCATCGGCTTCGCGGCAGCCCCCTTCTATGCCTTTGCCGCGCCGTTCCTGATGCGCGCGCACGGGTTCGGCACCGCGCAGGCGGGTCTCGTCTTCGGGCTACTGCAGGGCGCGCTCGGGGCGATCGGCACGGTGGTCGGCGGGCGCAGCTTCGATCGTGCGGTGCGGAACGGCACGCCGGCGCTGCTGCGCGTGCCGATGCTCGCCTTTGCCGTAGCGGGCGTCGCCACCGTCGCAGCGCTGTTCGTCGAGGTGTCGTGGCTGTCGGTCGCGTTGATGACGCCGGCGATGTTCGCCTTCGCCTTCACCCTACCCTACGCGTTTGGCGCCGCGCACCTGGTCGCCGGGCCGGGCCGAGAGGCGATCGCGTCGAGCCTCGCCATGATCGCGTCGAGCCTGATCGGTCCGGCTCTCGGCCCGCTCCTGGTCGGCGCGATCAGCGACGCGGCAGTCGGCTGGGGCGCGGCGAACGGGCTCGCCCATGGCTTGCTGATGGTGCCGGTCGCCTGTGCGGCGACGGTCATCGCCTATCGCATCGCGGATCGCCGGATCGCGCGCCGATCGTAA
- a CDS encoding DUF2147 domain-containing protein, which translates to MTTALMLLSAPRAPMPKPSSPMQVAGPPSVTGVWQSDDGRTRIELFETGGTYAGRLLWGQRAMEADGRTFKRDVHNPDPRLRSRSLEGITILQNLKWDARERRWKGGDFYDGTSGRSLSAHMRLVNGKLEMRGYMGTPMLGRTLTFHRVTT; encoded by the coding sequence ATGACCACCGCGCTCATGCTCCTGTCGGCACCGCGCGCGCCGATGCCCAAGCCCTCGTCGCCGATGCAGGTCGCCGGCCCGCCCTCCGTCACCGGGGTCTGGCAGTCGGATGATGGACGGACCCGGATCGAGCTGTTCGAGACCGGCGGCACCTATGCCGGGCGGCTTCTCTGGGGCCAGCGTGCGATGGAGGCGGATGGCCGCACCTTCAAGCGCGACGTCCACAATCCCGATCCGCGACTGCGCAGCCGCTCGCTCGAGGGGATCACGATCCTCCAGAACCTGAAATGGGACGCGCGGGAGCGGCGATGGAAGGGCGGCGACTTCTATGATGGCACCTCGGGCCGGTCGCTGTCGGCGCACATGCGGCTGGTGAACGGCAAGCTGGAGATGCGCGGCTATATGGGGACGCCGATGCTCGGCCGGACGCTGACCTTCCACCGCGTCACGACGTGA
- a CDS encoding SDR family oxidoreductase, whose amino-acid sequence MARWTTADIPDLSGRVAVVTGTGGIGFEAALGLARAGATTIIAGRNPTKGALATDRILRAVGGAKVGFEPLDLADLTSVATAAETLRQRVGRLDILVNNAAVMVPPRREVTVDGFELQFATNYLGHFALTAHLLPLLRATEGSRVVSLSSLAAPRGALQFEDLQFERDYRPMHAYAQSKLACLMFAFELQRKSTANGWGLTSIAAHPGISRTDLIHNGAGPRSIEGRIRSLMPFLFQPAAQGALPSLYAATAPQAQPGAYYGPDRMGGMRGYPTLAKVPPQALDRTSAAQLWAVSEALAGVTLAPDAPLIRPVAA is encoded by the coding sequence ATGGCGCGCTGGACAACTGCCGACATTCCCGACCTTTCCGGCCGCGTGGCGGTCGTCACCGGCACGGGTGGGATCGGGTTCGAAGCCGCACTGGGCCTGGCCCGCGCCGGCGCGACCACGATCATCGCCGGGCGGAACCCGACGAAGGGCGCGCTCGCGACCGACAGGATCCTGCGCGCCGTCGGTGGTGCCAAGGTCGGGTTCGAGCCGCTCGACCTTGCCGACCTCACCTCCGTTGCGACCGCTGCGGAAACGCTCAGGCAGCGGGTCGGGCGGCTCGACATCCTCGTTAACAATGCCGCGGTGATGGTGCCGCCCCGGCGAGAGGTGACGGTCGACGGGTTCGAGCTTCAGTTCGCGACCAACTATCTCGGCCATTTCGCACTGACCGCGCACCTCCTGCCGCTGCTTCGGGCGACCGAGGGATCGCGTGTCGTCTCGCTCTCCAGCCTGGCGGCGCCGCGCGGCGCGCTCCAGTTCGAGGACCTCCAGTTCGAGCGCGACTATCGGCCGATGCATGCCTATGCGCAGTCGAAGCTCGCCTGCCTGATGTTCGCGTTCGAGCTTCAGCGGAAGAGCACGGCGAACGGCTGGGGCCTGACGAGCATCGCCGCGCATCCGGGCATCTCGCGCACCGACCTGATCCACAATGGCGCGGGGCCGCGCAGCATCGAGGGGCGCATTCGGTCGCTGATGCCCTTCCTGTTTCAGCCCGCCGCGCAGGGCGCGCTGCCCAGCCTGTACGCGGCGACCGCGCCACAAGCGCAACCGGGCGCCTATTACGGACCCGACCGTATGGGCGGGATGCGCGGCTATCCGACGCTCGCCAAGGTGCCGCCCCAGGCGCTCGATCGCACGTCCGCCGCACAGCTCTGGGCGGTGTCGGAGGCGCTTGCCGGCGTGACCCTCGCCCCCGACGCGCCGCTCATCCGCCCCGTGGCCGCTTGA
- a CDS encoding AraC family transcriptional regulator translates to MDLIESRGGGQGRFETGMAGVSLMRSFQTFIPVANMYRPSLCVVFKGQKEILFGETTLNYHEMECLVVSVEVPAIGRMVGASTERPYLGMTIEFDTAILRDVLQQLPDPPVPSSRLSTCVFVGSVDEQLADCLTRMVRLMRNPPAIPVLFPAIMRELYYWLLTGPYGGELAKLAVPETHAERVARAINHVRDHYNQPLRVEQLADVAGMSPSSFHAHFKAMTSMTPVQYQKQIRLLEARRLMLSDAANVSEAAYQVGYESASQFSREYTRSFGTAPKRDVMNFRALLAQAVPR, encoded by the coding sequence ATGGATCTGATCGAATCGCGCGGCGGGGGTCAGGGACGGTTCGAGACGGGGATGGCGGGCGTCAGCCTGATGCGCTCGTTCCAGACCTTCATCCCCGTGGCCAACATGTACCGGCCGTCGCTGTGCGTCGTGTTCAAGGGGCAGAAGGAGATCCTGTTCGGCGAGACGACGCTCAATTATCACGAGATGGAATGCCTGGTCGTCAGCGTCGAAGTGCCGGCGATCGGGCGGATGGTCGGCGCATCGACCGAGCGCCCCTATCTCGGCATGACGATCGAGTTCGACACCGCGATCCTGCGCGACGTGCTCCAGCAGCTGCCCGATCCGCCGGTGCCCAGCTCTAGGCTCAGCACCTGCGTCTTCGTCGGCAGCGTCGACGAACAGCTTGCCGACTGCCTGACGCGAATGGTGCGCCTGATGCGCAATCCGCCGGCGATCCCGGTGCTGTTCCCCGCGATCATGCGCGAGCTCTATTACTGGCTGCTCACCGGCCCCTATGGCGGCGAGCTGGCCAAGCTGGCGGTGCCGGAAACGCATGCCGAGCGCGTCGCGCGCGCGATCAACCATGTGCGCGATCACTATAACCAGCCGCTGCGGGTCGAGCAGCTTGCCGACGTCGCGGGGATGAGCCCCTCCTCGTTTCACGCCCATTTCAAGGCGATGACGTCGATGACTCCTGTTCAGTATCAGAAGCAGATCCGCCTGCTCGAAGCGCGGCGGCTGATGCTGTCGGATGCGGCGAACGTGTCGGAAGCGGCGTACCAGGTCGGGTATGAAAGCGCGTCGCAGTTCAGCCGCGAATATACCCGGTCCTTCGGTACCGCGCCCAAACGCGACGTCATGAACTTTCGCGCATTGCTGGCCCAGGCCGTCCCGCGCTGA
- a CDS encoding MipA/OmpV family protein — protein MRRPFRAAIALALIPSVAAAAQEAPDDGPHGQVAIGAGVAPDYDGADSVRAIPFVLGDVRYGGVTVELRGLRGRVDVAADPRLSIGPVIGARLDRRNVDGPVGLLPEIDIGVEAGGYVGYRFGGDALGEGSIQTELTLLHDVSRTSNGVIAIASAGYTALRRRDSFAAFDVQASWADADHMRTYFGISAADSAASGLAAYRPGSGFRDVGLGITAGHYFSRHLGVLGRIGTSYLIGDAADSPITEAGSRWQPIGGLTLSYRF, from the coding sequence ATGCGCCGTCCATTCCGCGCCGCGATCGCGCTCGCGTTGATCCCGTCCGTCGCTGCCGCCGCACAGGAGGCGCCGGACGACGGGCCCCATGGCCAGGTGGCGATCGGCGCCGGGGTAGCGCCCGACTATGACGGTGCCGACAGCGTCCGCGCGATCCCGTTCGTGCTGGGCGACGTCCGCTATGGCGGCGTCACGGTCGAGCTGCGCGGCCTGCGCGGCCGGGTCGACGTGGCGGCCGACCCGCGCCTGTCGATTGGCCCGGTGATCGGCGCGCGCCTGGACCGCCGCAACGTCGACGGACCCGTGGGCCTGCTGCCGGAGATCGACATCGGCGTCGAAGCGGGCGGCTATGTCGGCTATCGCTTCGGCGGCGATGCGCTGGGCGAAGGATCGATCCAGACCGAGCTGACGCTGCTCCACGACGTCTCGCGCACCAGCAACGGAGTGATTGCCATCGCGAGCGCCGGCTACACGGCGCTGCGCCGCCGCGACAGCTTCGCCGCGTTCGACGTGCAGGCGAGCTGGGCCGATGCCGACCACATGCGAACCTATTTCGGCATCTCCGCCGCCGATTCCGCTGCCAGCGGCCTTGCCGCCTATCGCCCCGGATCGGGGTTCCGCGACGTCGGGCTCGGGATCACCGCCGGACATTATTTCAGCCGCCACCTGGGCGTGCTCGGCCGCATCGGCACCAGCTATCTGATCGGCGATGCAGCCGACAGTCCGATCACGGAGGCGGGCAGCCGTTGGCAGCCGATCGGCGGGCTGACGCTGTCCTACCGGTTCTAA
- a CDS encoding class I SAM-dependent methyltransferase: MDTAICSLPAETRRFGDRLVFLARWLRDPGGIASITPSGAALAALITSEIERGPVLELGSGTGAFVPALLARGIAERDLVLVERDVPLADRLRHRYPRARVIAGDAAEIGTGEPFAAAVCGLGLLNMRTETVEAILRAAFDRITPGGRLYLFTYGRRCSVGDASLDRLGLESRRVGRTWRNLPPATVFCLSRAIDAGAGR, encoded by the coding sequence ATGGATACCGCCATCTGCTCGCTCCCTGCTGAGACCCGCCGGTTCGGCGACCGGCTCGTCTTCCTGGCTCGCTGGCTTCGCGATCCCGGCGGCATTGCCTCGATCACGCCGTCCGGCGCGGCGCTGGCTGCGCTGATCACTTCCGAGATCGAGCGCGGGCCGGTGCTGGAACTCGGCAGCGGCACGGGCGCGTTCGTCCCCGCGCTCCTCGCGCGCGGAATCGCCGAGCGCGACCTGGTCCTGGTCGAGCGCGACGTGCCGCTCGCCGACCGCCTCCGGCACCGTTACCCGCGCGCTCGGGTGATCGCCGGCGACGCTGCCGAGATCGGCACGGGCGAGCCGTTCGCCGCCGCCGTCTGCGGGCTGGGGCTGCTCAACATGCGGACCGAGACCGTCGAGGCGATCCTGCGCGCCGCCTTCGACCGGATCACGCCGGGCGGGCGGCTGTACCTCTTCACCTATGGCCGGCGCTGTTCGGTCGGCGACGCCAGCCTCGATCGCCTGGGGCTCGAGTCGCGGCGTGTCGGGCGGACGTGGCGCAACCTGCCGCCTGCCACCGTCTTCTGCCTTTCGCGAGCGATCGATGCGGGGGCAGGGCGATGA
- a CDS encoding (2Fe-2S)-binding protein — translation MAFELNVNGKVARVEDDGDTPLLWVLRDTLGLTGTKYGCGIAQCGACTVHVDGQPMRSCALPLADVAGSAVTTIEAVAGPEADAIRTAWVARDVPQCGFCQSGQVMSAVALLRAQPSPSDADIDLAMSGNLCRCATYNRIRAAIHDAARGAGERA, via the coding sequence ATGGCCTTTGAGCTCAACGTCAACGGCAAGGTCGCGCGCGTCGAGGATGACGGCGACACGCCGCTCCTCTGGGTGCTGCGCGACACGCTGGGCCTGACCGGCACCAAATATGGCTGCGGCATCGCGCAGTGCGGCGCCTGTACCGTCCATGTCGACGGCCAGCCGATGCGGTCATGCGCGCTGCCGCTCGCCGACGTCGCGGGATCGGCGGTGACGACGATCGAGGCGGTCGCGGGGCCGGAGGCCGATGCGATCCGCACCGCCTGGGTCGCGCGCGACGTGCCGCAATGCGGCTTTTGCCAATCGGGCCAGGTGATGAGCGCGGTCGCGCTGCTGAGGGCGCAGCCGTCGCCCAGCGACGCGGACATCGACCTGGCGATGAGCGGCAATCTGTGCCGCTGCGCCACCTACAACCGTATCCGCGCCGCCATCCACGACGCGGCGCGCGGCGCAGGGGAGCGGGCATGA
- a CDS encoding Isoquinoline 1-oxidoreductase subunit, with protein sequence MSARPRRRWRIGCLPILAVLVAALVLTIALLLRPRTMPEPSTIAAVVASKPRVPLRPVGAFDAIADPDARSVALFREAGRVIQHPRCLNCHPRTDRPNQTEAIRPHRPLVMRGPDGGGEPVLRCTTCHHDRNVDAAGVPGNPKWRLAPIEMAWEGKSLGEICRQLLDPARSHMSRAELLNHMAHDELVGWAWHPGGKRVPAPGTQAEFGALIEAWLATGARCPA encoded by the coding sequence ATGAGCGCGCGCCCACGGCGCCGGTGGCGGATCGGCTGCCTGCCGATCCTGGCGGTGCTCGTCGCCGCGCTCGTCCTGACGATCGCACTGTTGCTCAGGCCCCGGACGATGCCGGAACCGAGCACGATCGCCGCCGTGGTTGCCAGCAAGCCGCGCGTGCCGCTCCGCCCCGTCGGCGCGTTCGACGCGATCGCCGATCCCGACGCACGTTCGGTCGCCTTGTTTCGCGAGGCCGGGCGCGTGATCCAGCATCCACGCTGCCTCAATTGTCACCCCCGCACCGACCGCCCCAACCAGACCGAGGCGATTCGCCCGCATCGGCCGCTGGTGATGCGCGGCCCCGATGGCGGCGGCGAGCCGGTGCTGCGCTGCACGACCTGTCACCACGACCGCAACGTCGATGCCGCAGGCGTACCGGGCAATCCCAAGTGGCGGCTCGCCCCCATCGAGATGGCGTGGGAGGGCAAGTCGCTCGGCGAGATCTGCCGCCAGCTGCTCGACCCCGCACGCTCGCACATGAGCCGCGCCGAGCTTCTGAACCACATGGCGCATGACGAGCTCGTCGGCTGGGCCTGGCATCCCGGCGGCAAGCGCGTCCCGGCGCCCGGCACCCAGGCCGAGTTCGGCGCGCTGATCGAGGCATGGCTCGCCACCGGCGCGCGGTGCCCGGCATGA
- a CDS encoding xanthine dehydrogenase family protein molybdopterin-binding subunit, translated as MIDPSPTKPRFAMTRRRMILGGSLAGGALIVGYAATHPAEIGGVLLSGGGEDPPPSAFGSFIRIAPDGWVTVVNKQQELGQGIHAGIAAIVAEELDADWDRVRVVDARSNFRAYGMQGSAGSRSMASNWDGMRAAGAAARSMFVDAAALRWQVPRRLIEVRDGVVSHPASNRRATFADLLADAARQTPPQSPRLKPASEYRLIGTDRVRRKDSLPKSTGAQVYTQDVQRPGLLVAMVAHSPRFGGRVARYDISDAMKVKGVVDAFAIDTGIAVVAENTIAARRGRDALRIEWDDSTAEWRSSADLFRHYHDVAAGKSDLSAEDFATRGEGAGEWTGEMAEFAFDFPYLVHAPMETLDCVARVDGWNVSITSGSHLPIVDQVQAARVALTVPGKVDVEVIPAGGSFGRRGVVSADYVVETVRIAKRTGGRPVKLIWTREDEMTGGYYRPMSHHRVAVSLGSDGLPDRWRFRSVCQALLPVGGNAQAVEGIVGSPYLATAAHVEGKLYSPDIGVPVAFWRSVGNAHTAMVMEHVIDQLARRAGRDSAAYRRALYARAGAAKRIAVLDALCASGGWGTPIEPGWARGIAVHEAFGTTVGQIAEVRLDGDRPVVRRVVAVVDCGIAVAPDQIRAQMEGGIGFGLSAALYGATTLKDGIVEQANFDTHPMLRMNEMPAVETHILPTTTPPTGMGEPGVPPIAPAVANALLALTGRGTTSLPFVRG; from the coding sequence ATGATCGATCCATCGCCGACCAAGCCGCGGTTCGCCATGACCCGCCGCCGGATGATCCTGGGCGGGTCGCTGGCCGGCGGCGCGCTGATCGTGGGCTATGCCGCGACCCACCCGGCAGAGATCGGCGGCGTGCTGCTCTCGGGCGGCGGCGAGGATCCGCCGCCCAGTGCCTTCGGCTCCTTCATCCGCATCGCGCCCGACGGCTGGGTCACCGTGGTCAACAAGCAGCAGGAGCTTGGCCAGGGCATCCACGCCGGCATCGCCGCGATCGTCGCGGAGGAACTCGACGCCGATTGGGACCGCGTCCGCGTTGTCGACGCGCGCAGCAATTTCCGCGCTTATGGCATGCAGGGCTCGGCCGGTTCGCGATCGATGGCCTCCAATTGGGACGGCATGCGCGCGGCGGGCGCGGCGGCGCGGTCGATGTTTGTCGATGCTGCCGCGCTCCGCTGGCAGGTGCCCCGCCGCCTGATCGAGGTCCGTGACGGCGTGGTCTCGCACCCGGCCTCGAACCGCCGGGCGACGTTCGCCGATCTCCTCGCCGACGCCGCACGCCAGACGCCGCCGCAGTCGCCGCGGCTGAAGCCGGCGAGCGAGTACCGGCTGATCGGCACCGACCGCGTCCGGCGCAAGGACAGCCTGCCCAAGTCGACCGGCGCGCAGGTCTATACGCAGGACGTCCAGCGCCCCGGCCTGCTCGTCGCGATGGTGGCGCACAGCCCGCGCTTCGGCGGCCGGGTGGCGCGCTACGACATATCCGATGCGATGAAGGTGAAGGGCGTGGTCGACGCCTTCGCCATCGATACCGGCATCGCCGTGGTGGCGGAGAACACGATCGCCGCCCGGCGCGGACGCGACGCGCTCCGCATTGAATGGGACGACAGCACGGCCGAATGGCGATCGAGCGCCGACCTGTTCCGCCACTATCACGATGTCGCGGCCGGCAAGTCCGACCTCTCGGCAGAGGATTTCGCGACCAGGGGCGAGGGAGCGGGCGAATGGACCGGCGAAATGGCCGAGTTCGCCTTCGACTTCCCCTATCTCGTCCACGCGCCGATGGAGACGCTCGACTGCGTGGCGCGGGTCGATGGCTGGAATGTGTCGATCACCTCGGGCTCGCACCTGCCGATCGTCGATCAGGTGCAGGCCGCGCGCGTCGCGCTGACCGTGCCTGGCAAGGTCGATGTCGAGGTGATTCCCGCAGGCGGATCGTTCGGCCGCCGCGGGGTCGTGTCGGCGGATTACGTCGTGGAGACGGTCCGGATCGCCAAGCGGACCGGCGGCCGGCCGGTCAAGCTGATCTGGACGCGCGAGGACGAGATGACCGGCGGCTATTACCGACCGATGTCGCATCACCGCGTCGCCGTGTCGCTCGGGTCCGACGGCCTGCCCGATCGCTGGCGCTTCCGCTCGGTCTGCCAGGCGCTGCTCCCCGTGGGCGGCAACGCGCAGGCGGTCGAGGGGATCGTCGGCTCCCCCTATCTGGCGACCGCCGCGCATGTGGAGGGCAAGCTGTACAGCCCCGACATCGGCGTTCCCGTCGCGTTCTGGCGGTCGGTCGGCAACGCGCACACGGCGATGGTGATGGAGCACGTCATCGACCAGCTCGCCCGCCGGGCAGGGCGCGACTCCGCCGCCTATCGCCGCGCGCTGTACGCACGAGCAGGCGCGGCGAAGCGGATCGCAGTGCTCGATGCGCTGTGTGCCAGCGGCGGCTGGGGCACGCCGATCGAGCCCGGCTGGGCTCGCGGCATAGCGGTGCACGAGGCGTTCGGCACGACCGTCGGCCAGATCGCCGAAGTCCGCCTCGATGGCGACCGCCCGGTCGTCCGCCGCGTCGTCGCCGTCGTGGATTGCGGGATCGCCGTCGCCCCCGATCAGATCCGCGCGCAGATGGAGGGCGGCATCGGCTTCGGCCTCTCGGCCGCGCTCTATGGCGCGACGACGCTCAAGGACGGCATCGTCGAGCAGGCCAATTTCGACACGCATCCGATGCTTCGCATGAACGAGATGCCGGCAGTCGAGACGCACATCCTGCCGACCACGACGCCGCCGACCGGCATGGGCGAACCCGGTGTGCCGCCGATCGCCCCGGCGGTCGCCAACGCACTCCTGGCGCTGACGGGGCGGGGGACGACGTCGTTGCCGTTCGTACGTGGCTGA
- a CDS encoding NAD(P)/FAD-dependent oxidoreductase — MLRLTNLTLPLHHADEALLAAIFKRLRVSPREVVRHQIVRRGNDARDKSNILLVYTVDVTLRNEAPVLARFRKDRDVQRTPDTHYRHVATAPADAPRPVVIGAGPCGLFAGLILAQMGFRPIILDRGKVVRERTKDTWGLWRKSVLNPESNVQFGEGGAGTFSDGKLYSRIKDPRHLDRKVLIEFVKAGAPPEILTEAHPHIGTFRLVTMVESMRETIEALGGEYRFEKRVDGIDVEADGSGERRVRGLHLHTGEYLEAEHVVLAIGHSARDTFRMLHAAGVHVEAKPFSIGVRIEHPQSWIDRARFGANAGHPVLGAAEYHISHHCSNGRTVYSFCMCPGGTVVAATSEEGGVATNGMSQYSRNERNANSGFVVAIDPARDFPGDPLAGLALQRHWEQRAFVAGGSNYRAPAQRLGDFMARRPSTTLGSVVPSYKPGVTPTDLAECLPDFAVEAMREALPVFGRQIPDYDHPDVVMTGVETRTSSPVRFTRGDDFQSLNTRGLFPAGEGAGYAGGILSAAVDGIKVAEAVAKSLCRAP, encoded by the coding sequence ATGTTGCGCCTGACCAACCTGACCCTGCCCCTGCACCACGCCGACGAAGCGCTGCTCGCCGCCATCTTCAAGCGGCTGCGCGTCAGCCCCCGCGAGGTGGTGCGCCACCAGATCGTCCGCCGCGGCAACGACGCGCGCGACAAGTCGAACATCCTCCTCGTCTATACCGTCGACGTGACGCTCCGGAACGAGGCACCGGTGCTCGCGCGGTTTCGCAAGGACCGGGACGTCCAGCGGACGCCGGATACGCATTATCGCCACGTCGCGACCGCCCCCGCGGACGCGCCGCGGCCGGTGGTGATCGGCGCGGGCCCATGCGGGCTGTTTGCCGGGCTGATCCTGGCGCAAATGGGTTTTCGCCCGATCATCCTCGACCGCGGCAAGGTGGTGCGCGAGCGGACCAAGGACACCTGGGGGCTGTGGCGCAAAAGCGTGCTCAACCCCGAGTCGAACGTCCAGTTCGGCGAGGGCGGCGCGGGCACCTTTTCCGACGGCAAGCTCTACAGCCGGATCAAGGACCCGCGGCACCTCGACCGCAAGGTGCTGATCGAGTTCGTGAAGGCCGGCGCCCCGCCCGAGATCCTGACCGAGGCGCATCCGCACATCGGCACCTTTCGCCTGGTGACGATGGTCGAGAGCATGCGTGAGACGATCGAGGCGCTGGGCGGCGAGTATCGCTTCGAGAAGCGCGTCGACGGCATCGACGTCGAAGCCGACGGGTCGGGCGAGCGCCGGGTCCGCGGCCTCCACCTCCACACCGGCGAGTATCTGGAGGCCGAGCATGTCGTGCTGGCGATCGGCCACAGCGCGCGCGACACGTTCCGCATGCTTCACGCGGCGGGCGTGCATGTCGAGGCCAAGCCCTTCTCGATCGGCGTCCGCATCGAGCATCCGCAATCCTGGATCGACCGCGCGCGCTTCGGCGCCAATGCCGGGCATCCGGTGCTGGGCGCGGCCGAGTACCACATCTCGCATCACTGCTCGAACGGGCGCACCGTCTACAGCTTCTGCATGTGCCCGGGCGGGACGGTGGTCGCCGCGACGTCGGAGGAAGGCGGCGTCGCTACCAACGGCATGAGCCAATATTCGCGAAACGAGCGCAACGCCAACTCGGGCTTCGTCGTGGCGATCGATCCGGCGCGCGACTTTCCGGGCGATCCGCTCGCCGGCCTTGCGCTCCAACGCCATTGGGAGCAGCGCGCGTTCGTCGCGGGCGGCTCCAACTACCGGGCGCCGGCGCAGCGGCTGGGCGACTTCATGGCGCGGCGGCCGTCGACGACGCTGGGATCGGTGGTGCCCTCCTACAAGCCCGGCGTGACCCCGACCGACCTTGCCGAGTGCCTGCCCGACTTCGCGGTCGAGGCGATGCGAGAGGCGCTGCCCGTGTTCGGCCGCCAGATCCCCGATTACGACCATCCAGACGTCGTCATGACGGGGGTGGAGACGCGCACCTCCTCCCCCGTCCGCTTCACCCGTGGCGACGACTTCCAGAGCCTGAACACCCGCGGCCTGTTCCCCGCGGGCGAGGGCGCGGGCTATGCCGGCGGCATCCTCTCCGCCGCGGTCGACGGAATCAAGGTGGCGGAAGCGGTGGCGAAGAGCCTCTGCCGCGCCCCATAA